Below is a window of Candidatus Zixiibacteriota bacterium DNA.
GGCACACACATCGATTTCGTCGTGGTATTCGCAGCGACACTTGGGGCAGAATGGCATTGTAATATCCTCCCTGATTCTAATGACAACCTTCGAGCCTGATTATTGGCGCCGAGCTCTACCGGTAATACCAATCTATCTCTGACAATATTCAATGCGGAGTCATAATGCCAGAAAATATGAGTAGTTTGTTCTGGGATGTCAGGCGATGCGGAGTTTTCTGTAGTGTTGTATAGTTCGGTAGATTTTAAGGTGACCACATTGGAATCAGGAAAGAAACCACCATCGGGTCCGGCTCTGCCCAAGTCCCCTCCAGGCTATACTTTTGCCGGACCCGACGGCACTACCTCGACCGTAATGCGTGGCTCTCATTGGTCGAGCGTCCCTGCTCGACCCCCCACAACCCCTCAAGAAGCACTTGCAGCGTCAGCACTCACATTAAGGTTGCCGTAACTCAAACATCTCCACTCTCATAAGTAACACGTCGTGTACCAATTCGGTCGCTAAGACGACTCGTTGACGTAATGACATAAATTACAATGAGTTGAGAGCCGCACTCAGGACCGGAATAATTTTCCGTGCGTTTTGACTCGTATGATTGGCTCATCCGGATTGGTTATGTTCGTGGCATTGTACGAAATCCAAGTCCGTATGAGTTATTGCCAGCTACATGGTCGGGAATAGTGGCATTAGTCAGAGTTGTTGTATAACAAAGAAAAACCGCCGAATAATCGGCGGTTTTTTATAACATCGAAATATCGTTGAAAGCTATTGTTTTTTCTTAGTAGCGTCAGCGCCTTCAGCCTCTTTGCCTTCGGCAGAAGCTTCACCCTCGGCAGCTCCTTCTTCGCCTTCAACTCCCTCTTCACCTTCGACCTCTTCTTCTTCGCCTTCCTCAGCCTCTTCATCGGCAGACTTGACGACAGTCGGGGCACTGATGACGACGATTGTTCGCCGTAATTCCGAGAGGATGTTTACCTTGTCGAGATCAAGGTCCTCCACATGTATCGACTCACCGATTCCCAGTTCTTCCACATTGACCTCAATCTGGTCCGGAATGTCGCCGGGAAGACAGGAAATCTCCAGCTCACGCATGGTAGTCTGCATAATGCCGCCATCGGTCTTGACTCCCACCGGGGTTCCAACCATAGTAATCGG
It encodes the following:
- a CDS encoding 50S ribosomal protein L25 encodes the protein MNEIQLTAEPRTEVGKGFARRIRATGNIPAIIYGPEIEPVTIALDERTFRSAMKNATSSSIFSLSVGGKENKVVLRQIQRDPVTSRVTHLDFHAISMTRPIRVSVPITMVGTPVGVKTDGGIMQTTMRELEISCLPGDIPDQIEVNVEELGIGESIHVEDLDLDKVNILSELRRTIVVISAPTVVKSADEEAEEGEEEEVEGEEGVEGEEGAAEGEASAEGKEAEGADATKKKQ